One window of the Populus trichocarpa isolate Nisqually-1 chromosome 9, P.trichocarpa_v4.1, whole genome shotgun sequence genome contains the following:
- the LOC7489278 gene encoding 60S ribosomal protein L23a has product MAPAKDSLKKADAKAQAVKAARAVKSGPTFKKTKKIRTKVTFHRPRTLKKERNPKYPRISATPRNKLDHYQILKYPLTTESAMKKIEDNNTLVFIVDLRADKKKIKDAVKKMYDIQTKKVNTLIRPDGTKKAYVRLTPDYDALDVANKIGII; this is encoded by the exons ATGGCACCAGCCAAAG ACAGTTTGAAAAAGGCTGACGCAAAGGCACAGGCTGTGAAGGCTGCAAGAGCAGTAAAGTCAGGTCCAACCTTCAAGAAGACCAAGAAGATCAGAACTAAAGTTACATTTCATCGACCTAGGACATTGAAGAAGGAGAGGAATCCTAAGTATCCTCGCATTAGTGCTACACCAAGGAACAAGCTTGATCATTATCAGATTTTGAAATATCCTCTCACAACTGAGTCTGCAATGAAAAAGATTGAAGACAACAACACCCTGGTATTTATAGTTGATTTGCGTGctgacaagaaaaaaatcaaggatgCTGTCAAGAAGATGTATGACATTCAGACTAAGAAAGTGAATACCCTGATCAG GCCCGATGGTACCAAGAAGGCATATGTTAGGTTGACACCAGACTATGATGCCTTGGATGTGGCAAACAAGATTGGAATCATTTAA
- the LOC7488141 gene encoding exocyst complex component EXO70H1 — MPRKGMRTILFKPSPSRSPTRSTPHRHTFSDTLMDDNVENARELISKWDASRSSSLHCVDDANLFASDNRYEAQQYLNSIKDLQTAMQYYISQDPTSDKLVLAQNLMQIAMKRLEKEFYIILKSRRQHLDPESVSRTSRSSVSEFEDESEDDELSRVGEDSISEVELVSMDAMKDLKAIAECMIGAGYGKECVKIFKIIRKSVVDEALYHLNVESRLSLAQIQKMDWEVLEVKIKAWLNAVKVAVKTLFYGERVLSDHVFSSSPSLKESCFADITREGALSLFVFPENVAKCKKAPERIFRTLDLYEAIADLWAEIEPIFDLESTSTIRQQVINSLNKLGEAVCAILTEFETAISKFNSKAAVPGGGIHPLTRYVMNYITFLTDYSGVLTDILADWPLTVPSPLPEAYFGSPVSADGTSTSSISIRLAWLILVMLCKLDGKAEMYKDVALSYLFLANNLQYVVNKVQKSNLKLLLGDEWMEKHEEKVRQYASNYERMGWSKVFAALPDANDNQMTAPQVTECFKRFNSSFEEAYNNQASWVVSDSKLRDQIKVSVARKLVPVYREFYGKYRQLVARKEGIVRFAPDDLENYLSDLLFGTGGSGSNLSLSTSSSVSSFSSSSGHSRGGRSR; from the coding sequence ATGCCTAGAAAAGGTATGAGGACTATATTGTTCAAACCATCACCTTCTAGATCACCTACTCGATCTACACCTCATCGCCACACATTCTCAGATACATTAATGGATGACAATGTCGAGAATGCACGAGAACTCATTTCTAAGTGGGATGCCTCCCGTTCCTCCAGCCTCCACTGTGTCGACGACGCCAATCTCTTCGCATCAGATAATCGCTACGAAGCCCAACAGTACCTGAACTCGATCAAAGACCTCCAGACTGCCATGCAATATTACATCTCCCAAGACCCCACCTCGGACAAGCTGGTTCTCGCTCAAAATCTCATGCAAATTGCCATGAAGAGACTCGAGAAGGAGTTTTACATCATTTTGAAGTCCAGGAGGCAGCATCTCGATCCTGAATCCGTGTCCAGAACGTCAAGATCAAGCGTTTCTGAATTTGAGGATGAGTCTGAGGATGACGAATTGTCAAGAGTCGGAGAAGATTCCATATCTGAAGTAGAGCTCGTTTCCATGGATGCCATGAAAGATTTGAAGGCGATTGCTGAATGCATGATTggtgctggttatggaaaagAATGTGTCAAGATATTCAAGATCATTCGTAAATCAGTTGTTGATGAGGCCTTGTATCATCTGAACGTTGAAAGCAGGTTGAGCCTGGCACAGATTCAAAAGATGGACTGGGAGGTTCTGGAAGTTAAAATCAAGGCCTGGTTAAATGCAGTCAAGGTCGCAGTTAAAACTCTATTTTATGGTGAAAGAGTTCTCTCTGaccatgttttttcttcttctccttcgttgAAAGAGTCCTGCTTTGCCGATATAACAAGAGAAGGTGCCTTGTCTCTCTTTGTATTCCCTGAAAACGTAGCCAAGTGCAAGAAAGCTCCTGAGAGAATTTTCCGCACCCTTGACCTCTACGAAGCAATCGCCGATCTCTGGGCTGAAATCGAACCCATCTTTGATTTAGAATCAACCTCAACCATCAGACAACAGGTCATTAACTCACTAAACAAGCTCGGGGAGGCAGTCTGCGCAATTCTAACAGAATTCGAGACTGCAATCTCAAAATTCAACTCAAAAGCAGCAGTGCCTGGTGGTGGCATTCATCCTCTAACACGTTACGTAATGAACTACATCACTTTCCTCACTGACTACAGTGGCGTACTTACCGACATCCTTGCTGATTGGCCTCTAACAGTACCATCACCTTTACCAGAAGCATACTTCGGTAGCCCCGTGTCCGCTGATGGCACGAGTACCTCATCTATATCAATAAGATTAGCATGGCTGATTCTTGTTATGCTATGCAAACTCGACGGCAAAGCTGAGATGTACAAAGATGTGGCACTCTCGTATCTATTCCTCGCAAACAATCTTCAATATGTGGTAAACAAAGTCCAGAAATCCAACCTAAAGTTACTCCTTGGTGATGAATGGATGGAGAAGCACGAGGAAAAGGTACGGCAATATGCGTCCAATTATGAACGCATGGGATGGAGCAAAGTTTTTGCTGCTCTACCGGATGCTAATGATAATCAGATGACAGCCCCTCAAGTCACTGAGTGTTTTAAGAGATTTAATTCTTCTTTCGAAGAGGCTTATAACAACCAAGCTTCATGGGTTGTTTCCGATTCCAAACTGAGAGACCAGATAAAAGTTTCGGTTGCCAGAAAGCTTGTACCGGTATACCGGGAATTTTATGGCAAGTATCGGCAATTGGTGGCGAGGAAGGAAGGGATTGTCAGATTTGCACCTGATGATTTGGAGAATTACCTGTCAGATTTGCTTTTCGGGACTGGAGGTTCAGGGAGCAACCTGTCATTATCAACATCTTCTTCTGTCTCGTCATTTTCCTCGTCTTCGGGTCACTCTCGGGGCGGTCGAAGTCGTTGA
- the LOC7488140 gene encoding uncharacterized protein LOC7488140, translating into MEDLGSMWDYEESFDELKQKLVYTTIELGSLKVEANEEMRKHKEDVNHLINLLKIAYQERDEAKGQLQKLVNKLMLSSTPELPPILPLAQPESPLVMPAKANSSITESNSLSDTYNHQSHGSSPVDSLLDAVTSPDFSSINMADSCHMGFVDKTLVQDYNGSIPTGLVAPAMAKIDPADDVIDKFVKGRVLPQKGKLLQAVMDTGPLLQTLLLAGPLPRWRNPPPLQPFNIPPVSISCETPNLTANSSCLAQQPLASPSYIEMSRGSSQMCSASMLGFAPGAGSGIGNGRLLNSGAIHQIPAGKRQRSQ; encoded by the exons atgGAGGACTTGGGTTCTATGTGGGATTATGAAGAG AGCTTTGATGAATTGAAGCAGAAGCTTGTGTACACCACCATTGAATTGGGGTCACTGAAAGTTGAAGCAAATGAAGAAATGAGAAAGCACAAGGAGGATGTCAATCATTTAATCAATCTCCTAAAGATTGCTTACCAAGAAAGAGATGAGGCCAAAGGTCAACTGCAAAAACTAGTTAACAAACTTATGCTCTCTAGTACTCCTGAATTACCGCCCATTCTTCCTCTAGCACAGCCTGAAAGCCCCCTTGTGATGCCTGCTAAAGCGAACTCCAGTATAACTGAATCTAACAGTCTATCTGATACATATAATCACCAATCACATGGCTCCTCCCCTGTGGATTCCTTACTCGATGCAGTTACTTCACCAGATTTCTCAAGCATTAACATGGCAGACTCATGTCACATGGGCTTTGTGGACAAGACCTTGGTTCAGGATTATAATGGCTCTATACCAACAGGTTTAGTGGCTCCAGCAATGGCCAAGATTGATCCGGCCGATGATGTAATTGATAAATTTGTCAAAGGAAGAGTCCTACCTCAAAAGGGAAAACTGTTGCAGGCTGTCATGGATACAGGTCCTCTTCTTCAAACACTTCTTCTTGCAGGTCCGCTTCCGCGGTGGAGAAATCCACCTCCACTGCAGCCGTTCAATATTCCACCTGTTTCTATTAGTTGTGAAACTCCAAACCTCACTGCCAATTCAAGCTGTCTAGCTCAACAACCATTGGCTTCACCATCATATATTGAAATGTCTCGAGGATCTTCTCAGATGTGTTCAGCTTCCATGTTAGGTTTTGCTCCTGGTGCTGGTTCAGGTATAGGCAATGGACGTTTGTTAAATTCCGGTGCTATCCATCAAATCCCAGCTGGAAAGCGGCAAAGATCTCAATGA